One window from the genome of Megalobrama amblycephala isolate DHTTF-2021 linkage group LG4, ASM1881202v1, whole genome shotgun sequence encodes:
- the ostf1 gene encoding osteoclast-stimulating factor 1 — translation MSKPPPKPAKPGQVKVYRALFTFDPRTPDELYFEEGDILYISDTSDSNWWKGTCRGRTGLIPSNYVAEQAESIDNPMHEAAKRGNLSWLRECLDNKVGINGLDKAGNTALYWACHGGHKDVVEILLSQPNCELNQQNKLGDTALHAAAWKGYSDIVEMLLNKNARTDILNNEKKTALDMATNAQSASLLKRKLGGVILRTHSNAEEYLDDEDSD, via the exons ATGTCAAAGCCTCCCCCCAAACCAGCTAAACCAG GTCAGGTCAAGGTGTACAGGGCTTTATTCACCTTTGACCCAAGGACG CCAGATGAACTGTACTTTGAGGAAGGAGACATTCTGTACATCTCAGATACT AGTGACAGTAACTGGTGGAAAGGGACATGCAGGGGAAGGACTGGTCTTATTCCCAGTAATTACG TGGCTGAACAAGCAGAGTCCATAGACAACCCCATGCATGAAGCGGCCAAGCGAG GTAATCTGAGCTGGCTCAGAGAGTGTTTGGATAATAAGGTTGGCATCAACGGACTGGACAAAGCAGGGAACACCGCTCTCTACTGGGCCTGTCACGGAGGGCATAAAG ATGTGGTGGAGATTCTGCTGAGTCAGCCAAACTGTGAGCTCAATCAGCAG AATAAACTGGGAGACACGGCTCTACATGCAGCTGCCTGGAAGGGTTATTCAGATATAGTTGAGATGTTGCTCAATAAAA ATGCCAGGACAGACATCCTCAACAATGAGAAGAAGACAGCTCTGGATATGGCCACCAACGCACAAAGTGCCTCTCTGCTAAAGAGGAAACTGGGAGGAG TGATTCTGCGCACCCACAGTAATGCCGAGGAGTATCTCGATGATGAAGACTCTGActga